Proteins encoded by one window of Rutidosis leptorrhynchoides isolate AG116_Rl617_1_P2 chromosome 7, CSIRO_AGI_Rlap_v1, whole genome shotgun sequence:
- the LOC139859998 gene encoding uncharacterized protein, translating to MYVGIRQLAYGTTPDMRDEYLQMTGQISVLCLDYFCICIITLYKSEYMRSPIAHDVARLYSAHEERHDFRGMLGNIDYMHWEWRSCPIALKGQYTRGDHKKPTLMLEAIASYDLWIWRAFLG from the coding sequence ATGTACGTGGGTATACGCCAATTGGCGTATGGAACCACTCCCGACATGCGGGATGAATATTTGCAAATGACTGGGCAAATATCAGTACTATGTCTAGATTACTTTTGTATCTGTATTATCACTTTGTACAAAAGTGAATATATGCGATCTCCCATTGCACATGATGTTGCTAGATTATATAGTGCACATGAGGAGAGACATGATTTTAGGGGTATGCTCGGGAATATCGATTATATGCATTGGGAGTGGAGGAGTTGTCCTATTGCTTTAAAAGGACAATACACTCGGGGTGATCACAAGAAACCGACCCTTATGCTTGAAGCAATTGCTTCATATGACTTGTGGATTTGGCGTGCTTTTTTGGGATGA